A single Anabas testudineus chromosome 10, fAnaTes1.2, whole genome shotgun sequence DNA region contains:
- the LOC113160590 gene encoding cohesin subunit SA-1 isoform X2 produces MTSGDSILDSLEELDDFSDSGSDYETTIKSKKRRKRAMLGPQPPKKPRRKAAQKVMSNHSSSPIPSSVDPSVQQRQVSRGRSRQVSPKRVRRVNEGNQDISAENIYEAVCSGKSAMVTLVDEWLDSYKRSREAGLLVLINFIVQSCGCKGVVSREMFDSMQNAEIISTLTKEFNEDSVNYPLSTPGPQLKRFKSGLCEFAQVLVRSSQNSFIYDEYLFPSLLSLLTGLSDSQVRAFRHTSTLLAMKLMTGLVKVTVIVSVQLQTTQRQYDMENSKRMHDRASDRLEELQARLRENKEELSSLMNATFRGVFVHRYRDRLPEIRAACIEELGLWLKTDPEDFLNDGCLKYLGWTLHDKQSPVRLQCVRALQGLYQEKEFIGRLELFTSRFKERILSMVLDKDPDVAVEVVNLLLLIQQRTEEGLREEECSHIYPLVYASHRGLASAAGVFLYSKLKSVISSDNQENLKSDNAAFFQILISFYIQSEFHEHGAYMVDSMWGVAGSELRDWETMTTFLLQEAGLMYEEEGALIELMMCAIRQAAQATPPVGRTQGKKMFLSTKDKKMQEQDRRRITTHFIPLLPQLLAKYSADARKVSLLLKAPLYFDLEMYNSAQWLEKHLDLLLSQVCGIVEKHTELAVLQACAHLASALCSDRYTFSSRAHLAFSQLMDGLSECFSTYLSELLQGTADDDDIYSAATALKRIAALSSAKDPTGWKLFDSCLELLKSRMESRELDKELMVSALKCAAFHLMWAKVNAVNSKPAEAELKCLKKEVRLFSRVCQTCLSVNQPDIRDQAFELLCDLLLLYSVNSVRSEPALQSLVHLPSDSLRSELAAFLLDYVFTDAEDAEPDGEGEEEVKISLLQRKRNQLAGYCKLVIYGVLDLTAATDVFKHYSKYFKDFGDIIKETVSRSKLINPVQSAKTVCLSLQQLYSEMLTEDHSRQDLLEIRDLAKRLAMSFGVDLNRIRKPLVALHTDGVRFAFRESWEGEKQHPNVTFLEILSEFSFKLLQQDRAQLVEFLKSECPSAVLSWPSVRMYRRSLQARSSSKPRQQQEEEADAISSHETPVAKRRRTTAPGSAASVTRDSWLYSSSIHSSLHTPALTSTVQKQPAKQLASRKPRATESDIGGSGLTELESEDEFISGSQMRKVKPTKRSLPPSSQTGPTLDQQDLNSHLTLLSLIEDENAEREEAEIEDYESDSDRESPYTLPSTRHTSASVLDELFD; encoded by the exons TCTTGAGGAGTTGGATGACTTCTCGGACTCTGGCAGTGATTATGAGACCACGATTAAATccaaaaagaggagaaaacggGCAATGCTTGGACCTCAg CCACCCAAGAAACCCAGGCGTAAAGCTGCACAGAAGGTGATGTCCAACCACAGTAGTAGTCCCATCCCCTCTTCTGTAGACCCCTCAGTACAACAACGGCAAGTCTCCCGGGGGAGATCCAGGCAGGTTTCTCCTAAACGTGTGAGAAGAGTGAATGAGGGGAACCAGGATATCAGTGCAGAGAATATCTACGAAGCAGTCTGCTCTGGAAAGAGTGCTATGGTG ACTTTGGTGGACGAGTGGCTGGACAGCTACAAGCGAAGTCGGGAGGCGGGGCTGCTGGTGCTCATCAACTTCATTGTTCAGTCTTGTGGAtgcaaag GTGTGGTTAGCAGAGAGATGTTTGACAGCATGCAGAACGCTGAGATCATCAGTACACTAACCAAAGAGTTCAATGAG GATTCAGTGAACTATCCTCTGAGCACTCCAGGCCCCCAGCTAAAACGCTTCAAATCTGGGCTCTGTGAATTTGCTCAAGTTCTGGTGCGTTCCAGTCAGAATAGCTTCATTTATGATGAATACCTCTTCCCTTCCCTGCTGTCCCTGCTCACCGGCCTGTCTGACTCTCAGGTCAGAGCCTTCAGACACACAAGTACCCTGCTAG CCATGAAACTGATGACCGGGCTGGTAAAAGTAACTGTGATAGTGTCTGTTCAGCTGCAGACCACCCAGCGGCAATACGACATGGAAAACAGCAAGAGGATGCACGACAGAGCTTCTGACAgactggaggagctgcaggccAGA CTGCGGGAGAACAAAGAAGAGCTTTCCTCCCTGATGAATGCCACCTTTCGTGGAGTCTTTGTGCACCGTTACCGGGACAGACTGCCTGAGATCCGGGCGGCATGCATTGAGGAATTGGGCTTGTGGCTGAAAACTGACCCTGAAGACTTCCTCAATGATGGATGTCTTAAATACCTGGGATGGACCCTTCATGATAAG CAAAGTCCAGTGCGTCTGCAGTGTGTGCGTGCCCTGCAGGGTCTGTACCAAGAGAAGGAATTCATTGGCCGCCTGGAGCTTTTCACCAGCAGATTTAAA gagaggatcctcagcatggtgctggACAAGGACCCAGACGTGGCAGTGGAAGTAGTCAATCTGTTGCTGCTGATCCAACA gaggacagaggaaggcctgagagaggaggagtgtAGCCACATCTATCCCCTGGTTTATGCTTCACACAGAGGCCTGGCGTCTGCAGCTGGTGTCTTCCTCTACAGCAA aCTGAAAAGCGTGATTTCCAGTGACAACCAGGAGAATCTAAAAAGTGACAATGCAGCCTTCTTTCAAATCCTCATCTCCTTTTACATCCAGAGTGAG TTCCACGAGCATGGGGCGTACATGGTGGACAGTATGTGGGGGGTGGCAGGATCTGAGTTGAGAGACTGGGAAACGATGACGACATTCCTGCTACAGGAGGCTG GTCTGATGtatgaggaggagggggctcTCATAGAGCTGATGATGTGTGCCATCAGACAGGCAGCACAGGCAACTCCACCTGTTGGGAGAACTCAGGGCAAAAAGATG TTCCTGAGTACAAAGGATAAGAAGATGCAGGAACAAGACAGGAGACGTATCACCACACACTTCATCCCTTTACTTCCTCAGCTACTAGCAAAG TACTCGGCAGATGCACGGAAGGTGAGCCTTCTTCTCAAAGCGCCCCTCTACTTTGACCTGGAGATGTATAACAGTGCTCAGTGGTTGGAAAAG CATCTGGATCTTCTGCTGTCCCAAGTTTGTGGCATTGTGGAGAAGCACACTGAGCTGGCTGTGCTGCAGGCCTGTGCCCACCTTGCTAGTGCCCTTTGCTCCGACCGCTACACCTTCTCCTCCCGCGCACACTTGGCATTCAGCCAGCTGATGGATGGTCTGTCTGAATGCTTCAGCACCTATTTGAGTGAACTGCTGCAG GGTACtgcagatgatgatgacataTACAGTGCAGCCACTGCATTGAAAAGGATTGCTGCCTTGAGCAG TGCCAAGGACCCAACAGGCTGGAAGCTGTTTGACTCCTGTCTTGAGCTCCTGAAGAGCAGGATGGAGTCCAGAGAGCTCGACAAAGAG CTCATGGTGTCAGCTCTGAAATGTGCAGCCTTTCACCTGATGTGGGCTAAAGTGAACGCCGTCAACTCCAAGCCAGCTGAG GCTGAGCTGAAGTGTCTGAAAAAGGAAGTGCGTTTATTCAGCAGAGTCTGTcaaacatgtctgtctgtgaacCAGCCTGATATCAGAGATCAG GCATTTGAGCTTCTGTGCGACTTGCTGCTGTTGTACAGTGTGAACTCAGTCCGCTCTGAACCTGCCCTCCAATCACTGGTCCACCTTCCGTCTGACTCCCTGCGCTCTGAGTTGGCTGCTTTTCTCCTTGACTACGTCTTCACTGATGCTGAAGATGCTGAGCCCGATG gtgagggtgaggaggaggtgaagataAGTCTTCTCCAGAGGAAGCGTAACCAGCTGGCTGGTTACTGTAAGTTGGTCATCTATGGGGTTCTGGACCTCACTGCCGCTACCGACGTCTTCAAGCACTACAGCAAG TACTTCAAAGACTTTGGTGACATCATTAAAGAAACTGTGAGCAGAAGCAAGCTCATCAATCCTGTACAGAGCGCCAAGACGGTCTGTCTGAGTCTGCAGCAG ctgTACTCAGAGATGCTTACGGAGGACCACAGCAGGCAGGATCTCCTTGAAATCAGAGATTTAGCCAAGAGGCTTGCCATGAGTTTTGGCGTCGATCTTAACCGCATCCGCAAACCTCTGGTGGCTCTACACAC GGATGGTGTACGCTTTGCATTTCGAGAATCCTGGGAAGGGGAGAAGCAACATCCAAATGTGACCTTCTTGGAAATTCTCAGCGAGTTCAGTTTCAAGCTGCTGCAACAAGACCGCGCTCAGCT GGTAGAGTTTCTGAAGTCAGAGTGTCCCAGTGCTGTCCTCTCCTGGCCGTCTGTCAGAATGTATCGGCGTTCTTTACAGGCTCGCTCCTCTTCCAAAcccagacagcagcaggaggaggaagctgaTGCTATCTCCTCACATGAAACTCCTGTTGCTAAACGCAGGAGGACCACTGCACCGG GTTCAGCAGCCAGCGTCACCAGAGACTCCTGGTTGTACAGTAGCAGTATCCACAGCAGCCTGCACACTCCAGCTCTCACCTCCACTGTCCAGAAGCAACCGGCCAAGCAGTTGGCCTCAAGGAAACCCAGAGCCACTGAGTCTGATATTGGTGGCAGTGGTTTAACTGAACTGGAGTCAGAGGATGAGTTCATCTCAGG GTCACAGATGCGGAAAGTGAAGCCCACCAAACGGTCCCTGCCCCCCTCCAGTCAGACTGGCCCCACTTTGGATCAGCAAGACCTGAACTCCCACCTCACCTT ATTGTCTCTGATTGAGGACGAAaatgcagaaagagaagaggctGAGATTGAGGATTATGAAAGTGACTCTGACCGTGAATCTCCTTATACActg CCTTCTACGCGCCACACTTCAGCCAGTGTCCTGGATGAGCTTTTTGACTGA
- the LOC113160590 gene encoding cohesin subunit SA-1 isoform X1, giving the protein MTSGDSILDSLEELDDFSDSGSDYETTIKSKKRRKRAMLGPQPPKKPRRKAAQKVMSNHSSSPIPSSVDPSVQQRQVSRGRSRQVSPKRVRRVNEGNQDISAENIYEAVCSGKSAMVTLVDEWLDSYKRSREAGLLVLINFIVQSCGCKGVVSREMFDSMQNAEIISTLTKEFNEDSVNYPLSTPGPQLKRFKSGLCEFAQVLVRSSQNSFIYDEYLFPSLLSLLTGLSDSQVRAFRHTSTLLAMKLMTGLVKVTVIVSVQLQTTQRQYDMENSKRMHDRASDRLEELQARVSELRENKEELSSLMNATFRGVFVHRYRDRLPEIRAACIEELGLWLKTDPEDFLNDGCLKYLGWTLHDKQSPVRLQCVRALQGLYQEKEFIGRLELFTSRFKERILSMVLDKDPDVAVEVVNLLLLIQQRTEEGLREEECSHIYPLVYASHRGLASAAGVFLYSKLKSVISSDNQENLKSDNAAFFQILISFYIQSEFHEHGAYMVDSMWGVAGSELRDWETMTTFLLQEAGLMYEEEGALIELMMCAIRQAAQATPPVGRTQGKKMFLSTKDKKMQEQDRRRITTHFIPLLPQLLAKYSADARKVSLLLKAPLYFDLEMYNSAQWLEKHLDLLLSQVCGIVEKHTELAVLQACAHLASALCSDRYTFSSRAHLAFSQLMDGLSECFSTYLSELLQGTADDDDIYSAATALKRIAALSSAKDPTGWKLFDSCLELLKSRMESRELDKELMVSALKCAAFHLMWAKVNAVNSKPAEAELKCLKKEVRLFSRVCQTCLSVNQPDIRDQAFELLCDLLLLYSVNSVRSEPALQSLVHLPSDSLRSELAAFLLDYVFTDAEDAEPDGEGEEEVKISLLQRKRNQLAGYCKLVIYGVLDLTAATDVFKHYSKYFKDFGDIIKETVSRSKLINPVQSAKTVCLSLQQLYSEMLTEDHSRQDLLEIRDLAKRLAMSFGVDLNRIRKPLVALHTDGVRFAFRESWEGEKQHPNVTFLEILSEFSFKLLQQDRAQLVEFLKSECPSAVLSWPSVRMYRRSLQARSSSKPRQQQEEEADAISSHETPVAKRRRTTAPGSAASVTRDSWLYSSSIHSSLHTPALTSTVQKQPAKQLASRKPRATESDIGGSGLTELESEDEFISGSQMRKVKPTKRSLPPSSQTGPTLDQQDLNSHLTLLSLIEDENAEREEAEIEDYESDSDRESPYTLPSTRHTSASVLDELFD; this is encoded by the exons TCTTGAGGAGTTGGATGACTTCTCGGACTCTGGCAGTGATTATGAGACCACGATTAAATccaaaaagaggagaaaacggGCAATGCTTGGACCTCAg CCACCCAAGAAACCCAGGCGTAAAGCTGCACAGAAGGTGATGTCCAACCACAGTAGTAGTCCCATCCCCTCTTCTGTAGACCCCTCAGTACAACAACGGCAAGTCTCCCGGGGGAGATCCAGGCAGGTTTCTCCTAAACGTGTGAGAAGAGTGAATGAGGGGAACCAGGATATCAGTGCAGAGAATATCTACGAAGCAGTCTGCTCTGGAAAGAGTGCTATGGTG ACTTTGGTGGACGAGTGGCTGGACAGCTACAAGCGAAGTCGGGAGGCGGGGCTGCTGGTGCTCATCAACTTCATTGTTCAGTCTTGTGGAtgcaaag GTGTGGTTAGCAGAGAGATGTTTGACAGCATGCAGAACGCTGAGATCATCAGTACACTAACCAAAGAGTTCAATGAG GATTCAGTGAACTATCCTCTGAGCACTCCAGGCCCCCAGCTAAAACGCTTCAAATCTGGGCTCTGTGAATTTGCTCAAGTTCTGGTGCGTTCCAGTCAGAATAGCTTCATTTATGATGAATACCTCTTCCCTTCCCTGCTGTCCCTGCTCACCGGCCTGTCTGACTCTCAGGTCAGAGCCTTCAGACACACAAGTACCCTGCTAG CCATGAAACTGATGACCGGGCTGGTAAAAGTAACTGTGATAGTGTCTGTTCAGCTGCAGACCACCCAGCGGCAATACGACATGGAAAACAGCAAGAGGATGCACGACAGAGCTTCTGACAgactggaggagctgcaggccAGAGTTAGTGAG CTGCGGGAGAACAAAGAAGAGCTTTCCTCCCTGATGAATGCCACCTTTCGTGGAGTCTTTGTGCACCGTTACCGGGACAGACTGCCTGAGATCCGGGCGGCATGCATTGAGGAATTGGGCTTGTGGCTGAAAACTGACCCTGAAGACTTCCTCAATGATGGATGTCTTAAATACCTGGGATGGACCCTTCATGATAAG CAAAGTCCAGTGCGTCTGCAGTGTGTGCGTGCCCTGCAGGGTCTGTACCAAGAGAAGGAATTCATTGGCCGCCTGGAGCTTTTCACCAGCAGATTTAAA gagaggatcctcagcatggtgctggACAAGGACCCAGACGTGGCAGTGGAAGTAGTCAATCTGTTGCTGCTGATCCAACA gaggacagaggaaggcctgagagaggaggagtgtAGCCACATCTATCCCCTGGTTTATGCTTCACACAGAGGCCTGGCGTCTGCAGCTGGTGTCTTCCTCTACAGCAA aCTGAAAAGCGTGATTTCCAGTGACAACCAGGAGAATCTAAAAAGTGACAATGCAGCCTTCTTTCAAATCCTCATCTCCTTTTACATCCAGAGTGAG TTCCACGAGCATGGGGCGTACATGGTGGACAGTATGTGGGGGGTGGCAGGATCTGAGTTGAGAGACTGGGAAACGATGACGACATTCCTGCTACAGGAGGCTG GTCTGATGtatgaggaggagggggctcTCATAGAGCTGATGATGTGTGCCATCAGACAGGCAGCACAGGCAACTCCACCTGTTGGGAGAACTCAGGGCAAAAAGATG TTCCTGAGTACAAAGGATAAGAAGATGCAGGAACAAGACAGGAGACGTATCACCACACACTTCATCCCTTTACTTCCTCAGCTACTAGCAAAG TACTCGGCAGATGCACGGAAGGTGAGCCTTCTTCTCAAAGCGCCCCTCTACTTTGACCTGGAGATGTATAACAGTGCTCAGTGGTTGGAAAAG CATCTGGATCTTCTGCTGTCCCAAGTTTGTGGCATTGTGGAGAAGCACACTGAGCTGGCTGTGCTGCAGGCCTGTGCCCACCTTGCTAGTGCCCTTTGCTCCGACCGCTACACCTTCTCCTCCCGCGCACACTTGGCATTCAGCCAGCTGATGGATGGTCTGTCTGAATGCTTCAGCACCTATTTGAGTGAACTGCTGCAG GGTACtgcagatgatgatgacataTACAGTGCAGCCACTGCATTGAAAAGGATTGCTGCCTTGAGCAG TGCCAAGGACCCAACAGGCTGGAAGCTGTTTGACTCCTGTCTTGAGCTCCTGAAGAGCAGGATGGAGTCCAGAGAGCTCGACAAAGAG CTCATGGTGTCAGCTCTGAAATGTGCAGCCTTTCACCTGATGTGGGCTAAAGTGAACGCCGTCAACTCCAAGCCAGCTGAG GCTGAGCTGAAGTGTCTGAAAAAGGAAGTGCGTTTATTCAGCAGAGTCTGTcaaacatgtctgtctgtgaacCAGCCTGATATCAGAGATCAG GCATTTGAGCTTCTGTGCGACTTGCTGCTGTTGTACAGTGTGAACTCAGTCCGCTCTGAACCTGCCCTCCAATCACTGGTCCACCTTCCGTCTGACTCCCTGCGCTCTGAGTTGGCTGCTTTTCTCCTTGACTACGTCTTCACTGATGCTGAAGATGCTGAGCCCGATG gtgagggtgaggaggaggtgaagataAGTCTTCTCCAGAGGAAGCGTAACCAGCTGGCTGGTTACTGTAAGTTGGTCATCTATGGGGTTCTGGACCTCACTGCCGCTACCGACGTCTTCAAGCACTACAGCAAG TACTTCAAAGACTTTGGTGACATCATTAAAGAAACTGTGAGCAGAAGCAAGCTCATCAATCCTGTACAGAGCGCCAAGACGGTCTGTCTGAGTCTGCAGCAG ctgTACTCAGAGATGCTTACGGAGGACCACAGCAGGCAGGATCTCCTTGAAATCAGAGATTTAGCCAAGAGGCTTGCCATGAGTTTTGGCGTCGATCTTAACCGCATCCGCAAACCTCTGGTGGCTCTACACAC GGATGGTGTACGCTTTGCATTTCGAGAATCCTGGGAAGGGGAGAAGCAACATCCAAATGTGACCTTCTTGGAAATTCTCAGCGAGTTCAGTTTCAAGCTGCTGCAACAAGACCGCGCTCAGCT GGTAGAGTTTCTGAAGTCAGAGTGTCCCAGTGCTGTCCTCTCCTGGCCGTCTGTCAGAATGTATCGGCGTTCTTTACAGGCTCGCTCCTCTTCCAAAcccagacagcagcaggaggaggaagctgaTGCTATCTCCTCACATGAAACTCCTGTTGCTAAACGCAGGAGGACCACTGCACCGG GTTCAGCAGCCAGCGTCACCAGAGACTCCTGGTTGTACAGTAGCAGTATCCACAGCAGCCTGCACACTCCAGCTCTCACCTCCACTGTCCAGAAGCAACCGGCCAAGCAGTTGGCCTCAAGGAAACCCAGAGCCACTGAGTCTGATATTGGTGGCAGTGGTTTAACTGAACTGGAGTCAGAGGATGAGTTCATCTCAGG GTCACAGATGCGGAAAGTGAAGCCCACCAAACGGTCCCTGCCCCCCTCCAGTCAGACTGGCCCCACTTTGGATCAGCAAGACCTGAACTCCCACCTCACCTT ATTGTCTCTGATTGAGGACGAAaatgcagaaagagaagaggctGAGATTGAGGATTATGAAAGTGACTCTGACCGTGAATCTCCTTATACActg CCTTCTACGCGCCACACTTCAGCCAGTGTCCTGGATGAGCTTTTTGACTGA